A window of Equus caballus isolate H_3958 breed thoroughbred chromosome 10, TB-T2T, whole genome shotgun sequence contains these coding sequences:
- the LOC100629668 gene encoding T-cell-interacting, activating receptor on myeloid cells protein 1 isoform X1: MLNSNSGLHGSKDCNFPLSHTRKLKRSSSGGFGVEMFGTGPRGILVGKPQEGLCVGQGYRRKDGSLPKPSLSAWPSSVVPAKSNVTLRCWTPTKDVNFDLRKGGHIESSQSPDSAEGLAEFHLTDLKTSHAGEYTCQYYRRGRPYVSSQPSDVLLLLVTGGLSKPSLQTHQSGNVTTGEKVTLQCRLPDIFQGSVKFALLKAGTSMPVQTRSPKWKETDFSLQNVTVNDTGNYSCVYYRTEDPFQASDPSDHLAIWVTDKTERKSSEKAETGQETFGIIFIVIFVFLFLLGSFLIYKYTGCGAAPNQMTTSSFSSNEPEELMTSNQPGKESGDTSTAMKSCSPDLDEGSQVSRAEELHGVTYAELDTRALREGPSSKKKQSLETCVYSALKT, from the exons ATGCTGAATTCAAATTCTGGTCTGCATGGTTCCAAAGACTGTAATTTTCCACTGAGCCATACTAGGAAATTAAAAAGGTCATCatctgggggctttggggtggaAATGTTTGGAACGGGACCGAGGGGAATCCTGGTGGGAAAACCTCAGGAAG GGCTGTGTGTTGGCCAAGGATACAGGAGAAAGGATG GCTCACTTCCCAAGCCCTCTCTCAGTGCCTGGCCCAGCTCGGTGGTACCGGCTAAAAGTAATGTGACGCTGCGATGCTGGACTCCTACCAAGGATGTAAACTTTGATCTCAGAAAGGGAGGACACATTGAGTCCTCACAATCACCTGATTCTGCAGAGGGCCTGGCTGAATTTCACCTCACTGATCTGAAAACCAGTCATGCTGGAGAGTACACGTGTCAATACTACAGAAGAGGGAGACCCTACGTAAGTTCACAGCCCAGTGATGTCCTTCTACTGCTGGTGACAG GTGGTTTATCTAAACCTTCCCTCCAAACCCACCAAAGTGGTAATGTGACCACAGGAGAAAAGGTGACCCTGCAGTGCCGGCTGCCAGATATTTTTCAGGGGTCTGTAAAGTTTGCTCTGCTGAAGGCAGGAACTTCAATGCCCGTCCAGACCCGGAGTCCAAAATGGAAGGAGACAGACTTCTCCCTTCAGAATGTAACAGTCAACGACACTGGAAACTACAGCTGTGTGTACTACCGGACAGAGGATCCTTTCCAGGCCTCAGACCCCAGTGATCACCTTGCGATCTGGGTGACAG ATAAAACTGAAAGGAAGTCTTCTGAGAAAGCAGAAACAGGACAAG AGACCTTTGGGATCATCTTCATTGTCAtctttgtcttcctcttccttctcggATCCTTCCTCATCTACAAATACACCGGCTGTG GGGCAGCTCCTAACCAGATGACCACAAG CTCCTTCTCTTCTAATGAACCTGAAGAATTGATGACAAGTAATCAACCCGGGAAAGAAAGTGGTG ACACATCTACAGCTATGAAGAGCTGCTCTCCTGACTTG GATGAGGGATCTCAGGTCTCAAGAGCTGAAGAGCTCCATGGAGTGACTTATGCTGAGCTAGACACCAGAGCCCTACGCGAGGGCCCTTCCAGCAAGAAGAAGCAGTCTCTGGAAACCTGTGTGTACTCAGCCCTTAAGACATAG
- the LOC100629668 gene encoding T-cell-interacting, activating receptor on myeloid cells protein 1 isoform X2 encodes MIPQILILFCVGLCVGQGYRRKDGSLPKPSLSAWPSSVVPAKSNVTLRCWTPTKDVNFDLRKGGHIESSQSPDSAEGLAEFHLTDLKTSHAGEYTCQYYRRGRPYVSSQPSDVLLLLVTGGLSKPSLQTHQSGNVTTGEKVTLQCRLPDIFQGSVKFALLKAGTSMPVQTRSPKWKETDFSLQNVTVNDTGNYSCVYYRTEDPFQASDPSDHLAIWVTDKTERKSSEKAETGQETFGIIFIVIFVFLFLLGSFLIYKYTGCGAAPNQMTTSSFSSNEPEELMTSNQPGKESGDTSTAMKSCSPDLDEGSQVSRAEELHGVTYAELDTRALREGPSSKKKQSLETCVYSALKT; translated from the exons ATGATCCCCCAAATATTGATCCTGTTTTGCGTTG GGCTGTGTGTTGGCCAAGGATACAGGAGAAAGGATG GCTCACTTCCCAAGCCCTCTCTCAGTGCCTGGCCCAGCTCGGTGGTACCGGCTAAAAGTAATGTGACGCTGCGATGCTGGACTCCTACCAAGGATGTAAACTTTGATCTCAGAAAGGGAGGACACATTGAGTCCTCACAATCACCTGATTCTGCAGAGGGCCTGGCTGAATTTCACCTCACTGATCTGAAAACCAGTCATGCTGGAGAGTACACGTGTCAATACTACAGAAGAGGGAGACCCTACGTAAGTTCACAGCCCAGTGATGTCCTTCTACTGCTGGTGACAG GTGGTTTATCTAAACCTTCCCTCCAAACCCACCAAAGTGGTAATGTGACCACAGGAGAAAAGGTGACCCTGCAGTGCCGGCTGCCAGATATTTTTCAGGGGTCTGTAAAGTTTGCTCTGCTGAAGGCAGGAACTTCAATGCCCGTCCAGACCCGGAGTCCAAAATGGAAGGAGACAGACTTCTCCCTTCAGAATGTAACAGTCAACGACACTGGAAACTACAGCTGTGTGTACTACCGGACAGAGGATCCTTTCCAGGCCTCAGACCCCAGTGATCACCTTGCGATCTGGGTGACAG ATAAAACTGAAAGGAAGTCTTCTGAGAAAGCAGAAACAGGACAAG AGACCTTTGGGATCATCTTCATTGTCAtctttgtcttcctcttccttctcggATCCTTCCTCATCTACAAATACACCGGCTGTG GGGCAGCTCCTAACCAGATGACCACAAG CTCCTTCTCTTCTAATGAACCTGAAGAATTGATGACAAGTAATCAACCCGGGAAAGAAAGTGGTG ACACATCTACAGCTATGAAGAGCTGCTCTCCTGACTTG GATGAGGGATCTCAGGTCTCAAGAGCTGAAGAGCTCCATGGAGTGACTTATGCTGAGCTAGACACCAGAGCCCTACGCGAGGGCCCTTCCAGCAAGAAGAAGCAGTCTCTGGAAACCTGTGTGTACTCAGCCCTTAAGACATAG